The Calditrichota bacterium genome segment CCCGGACCAACCCTATTTTTACGATTACCTGACCGCAAAAGAATATCTTGCGTTTACGGCACAGCTTTACAATCTGCCCCGTTCGGAATACACACAACGCATCCCCGAATTACTGAATTTGGTCGGACTGAAGGGAAAAGAAAGGCTTCAACTGCGCAAATTTTCACGCGGGATGCTGCAGCGGCTGGGCCTGGCGCAGGCATTGATTCACGATCCCGAGTTGCTGATTCTGGACGAGCCCATGACGGGCCTGGATCCGGTAGGACGCAAGCTATTCCGGGACATTATTCTATCGCTAAAAGACAGGGGGAAAACCGTTTTCTTCAGTTCACACATCCTGTCCGACGCCGAGGTTATCAGCGATCGTATTGGCATTTTGAACCGGGGCAGGCTCGTTCGACAGGCCATTCTATCGGAGCTGTTTGATATCAAGGTCGATTCTGTGGAAATCACCTGCCGCTGGAAGGATTCGATTCCCCGTGCGCGGGAAGACTTCCCCTGGACAAAAATGGACCGCGACCATCAAAGTATTCTGTTCACAAAAGACGAGGCTGAGGCCGAAAAGGCCATTCGTTGGGTTTTAAAAAATAAGGGAAACATCGTGTCGGTTACTCCTCACCGAAAAAGCCTGGAAGACATTTTTATGGAGGAATTAAACCATTGAGAGCCGTTTGGGTCATTGCAAAAAACACCTTTCAAGAGACCATCCGGGATCGGGTCATGTACAATATTCTCTTTTTTGCTATTTTCATTATTGCCATCTCCCTGGTCATCAGCAGTTGGTCCCTGAATCAGCAGGTAAAACTGATCAAGGATTTCGGCCTGGCCGCCATGTCCCTTTTCGGCTTGCTGATCGCTATTTTTGTAGGCATTCGGCTGCTTTACCAGGACATGGAGCGAAAAACGATCTACATGCTCGTTTCAAAGCCCATTCGCCGCTGGCAGATTGTTGCGGGGAAATACGCCGGTCTGGCCCTGACCGTTTTCGCAAATCTCGTGGTGATGACCGTCAGCCTGTACATCGTTGATTTTCTCATCGAGCACCAATTGGATTGGGGATTGCTGGCCGGGATTCTGCTTATTTTTTTCGAAATATTGCTTGTCATTGCGTGGGCCTTTCTTTTTTCATCCTTCACCTCGCCCATGTTAAGTGCCGTGTTAACCGTACTCATCTACGTCACCGGTCATTTGAGTCCGGCATTGAAACTTTTTACGCAGCTTCATCCGGAGAATGCTTCGAATAAATTCTTATTATTCCTGTATGCGATTCTTCCCAATCTGGAAATATTCAATATCAAAACGGCTCTGGTGGAACATCTGCGTCTGCCGGAATTAACCGTTCCGAACGCCCTGTTGTACGGAATCGCCTACACAGGAATTTTGCTGATTCTGACTTCCTTTATTCTGGAAAAGCGGAATTTTAAATGATGCGAAAAATCTACAGTTTCGCGGGGATGTTTCTGGTTCTGCTTATTCTGGCAAAAATTGTTCACACCACGCAGCAGCGTCTGGATGTGTACCGGACGCCCGAAAAGGCCCTGCAGGACATGATTTATCTGCCCGACGGGCACGTGCTGCGCTGGGCATCTCTGGGCTTTACAAGCGTTCTGGCCGATTATTTGTGGATCAAAAGCGTGCTCTATTTCGGAAGGCATACGGTAGATGAAGACAATCCCTTTTACGAAATCATCAGGAAAAAATACGGCCTTTCTGAAGACGATCAGTCTATCGCTTCTCCCGATTCCGAATCAGCAGCCGACACAGCCTCTGCATCTACCGGATTCAATTTAAGCAGCGATCCCAAACTGCGGGCGATTTTCTTCAATTTTAAGAGCCGGGGCATGGCCCCTTTCATCTACCCCCTGCTGGAGCGCGTGGTCATTCTCGATCCTCATTTTGTGGAACCCTATCTTTTCGGCGGACTTTATGTGATGATGGACACCGGCCAATTGAAGGAGGCCCTGCATCTGCTCACATTGGGATACCAAAACAATCCGGATCGGTGGGAGTTTCCCTACTATCTGGCCTTTTTAAATCTCTTCTATCTTGGAAATTCCGAAGCGGCGCTTGCCTATTTGAAAGAATCGGTCGTAAAACCGGGAGCGCCGCCCTTTGTAGCGAATCTCTCGGTTGCCCTTTCTCGCCGGCTTAACAAAACTCAACTTATGGTCGATTATCTAAAGGGAATTTACACCTCCAGCACCGATCCCGAAATTCGCGGCAAGATCATTCAGGTCCTCCACGACCTGGCAAAAAAGTAGCCCTTTGCGCGAATGCAGCAAAAAGGTTCCATTGTCGTTGCACAATTCTTGCAGATTTAATTTAATTGACATCATTCAGATCGGAGATTTGCTTTTCCGAATCCCGAATAATCACAACTACTTATTTTTTATTGCGTTATTATTTGCTTTCAAAATACAGATGTTCGTGTAACAAAACAAATGGGCAGTTTTCAAACACTTGACCGGTCTCACTGTTTCAAAACGGAACAGCCCGATTGGACAAGACGCTTAAAATTTTACTTGAAATCCAATAAGCAGTCTATTAATTTTAGTCATCAATTAAAGGGAAATCATGAAACGCGACCTGAGCGAATTAGCAGATAAAGAATTTGACATCATTGTTGTGGGCGGCGGTATTTACGGAGTAATGACGGCATGGGATGCCTCCCTGCGGGGACTTCGGGTAGCTCTGATCGAGAAGGGCGATTTTGCCGGTTCCACGTCGTCAAACAGCCTGAAAATCGTCCACGGTGGGTTACGGTACATTCAGCACGCCGATATTAAGCGAATGCGGGAATCCATTCGGGAGCGCCGCATCATGATGAAAATTGCGCCTCACCTGGTTCACCCCCTGCCCTTTGTCATTCCCACCTACGGGCATTTCATTAAGGGTCCCGAAGCCATGTTTATCGCCCTGAAAATCAATGACCTTGTTTCATTTGACCGAAATTCCCTCCCGGACCCTCAAAAGCGGCTGCCCGCGGGAAAGGTGATTTCAAAAGAGGAATGCCTCCGGAAAATTCCCGGCGTAGACGAAGAAAATCTGACCGGCGGTGCCGTCTGGTACGATGCCCAGCTTTACAATTCCGAGCGCATGATCTTTTCGATTTTGCGGTCGGCTACCGATGCCGGTACGGTGGCTGCAAACTACGTGGAAATGAAGAACTTTCTGTTAAAAGACGACCGGGTTGCGGGGGTGATTGCAGAAGATAAATTGTCCGGAGAATCGTTTAACATTTATGGGAAACTGGTGATCAACACGACCGGCCCCTGGATCAACAAAACCCTTTCCATCCTGCGCAAACAAAAACCCGTCAGGCGAGTGGCACTTGCAAAAATGATGAACCTGGTGACCCGAAAATTTCTGGATGAAACATCCGTTGGCGTTTACAGCAAATACGAATACAAAGACAAGGATGCGGTCATCAGCAAGGGGTCGCGCCTGTATTTTATCACCCCCTGGCGAAATCTGTCACTGATCGGTACGGCACAAATCGCCTACGAAGGAGACCCCGAAAATTTTCGCATTACCCGGGACGATATTGAAACCTTTATGAATGAAATTAACGAGGCCTACCCCCCGGCTAATCTTTCCCTGAACGATGTGCTTTTCTATTACGGCGGGTTGCTGCCCATCGAAGACACCTACGATGACCCGAGGAATGTGACTCTGACCAAGCATTACGAGCTTATTGATCATAAAAAAGAGGACAATTTGGAAGGACTGCTTTCTGTTGTTTCCGTAAAATATACCACGGCCCGGGATGTGTCCGAGAAAGTCATTGACCTTGCCCTGCAAAAACTTAATCGGGAGAAGCGGCCGTCCCTGACAGCCGAGACGCCCATTTACGGAGGAGACATCCCCTTTTTTGAAGATTATTTGCAAGCGGCATTGAAGAACCCGCCCAACGGATTCAGCAAGAAGGTTTTGCGCCGTCTGGTTTACAACTACGGAACGGCCTACAAAGACATTCTTAAACTCGCTCAAGAAGATGCCGATTACGCAAAGCCCCTTCATGGGAACGACGAGATTCTGAAGGCGGAGGTCATCCACGGGGTTCGGGAAGAAATGGCCCAGCATCTTGCCGATGTGGTCTTTCGCCGCACCGATCTGGGGCCCGCCGGCCTGCCGGACGATTCAACCCTTGAAGACAGTGCAGCCCTGATGGCAAAAGAATTGGGCTGGGACAAACGAAGAATTAGCGAAGAAATCGTATCCACCAAAAAAATCTACGATCCCATTCGGCAAGGCTGATGGAGCACTTTTTGGCAGAGGCTGCAGCACACACTTGAAGAATTTGCCAATGTCATTTTGCTGCGGTTACGGGATTGGCCTTTTCGGCTTCTGCCAAAAGTTTCATAAAGCGCATGGAGTCGCTTTTCATATTGGAGTTGTTGAACATGACATACCCGGGTTTATTCAGCGCTAAAATCTGCTCGAGGAGCTTTTGAAGGTCTTCATCCGGATATTGGTAGCGATAATTCATTTTTCCATGAAGCCTGAGATAAAAAAACTCGCCTGCAATATGGGGAGATTTAAACGGATCATTTCCATGGATTAAATCCAACTCCTCGCACAACTCCCGAATGAGCGACGGTTCCCAGTTTCCCCTGGGTTCCCAGACAAATTTAAACGATTCCCGATTAATGGATTTAAAAAACTTCCGCATATTCTTGATGTTGGTCTCCGAAGGGGTAAAACTTCCCGGACATTGGAAAATTAATGCTCTGGCCTGCATGGCCCGGGCAATTTTTTTCGTCTCTTCCCAGGCACGAAACACCACCCGAGAGGGTTTGAAAAACCCATAATCCTCTTTGTGCATAAAATCCACGGGGGCCCTCATGCGCCTGTACGTGGGGCTTGAGGCTTCATGGGTAATAACCTGCCACACTTTCATGTTAAACTCAAAATTTTCCGGAGCATCTCGTCTCCATTTAGAGGCCGTCTCGCTCCGGGGCAATTGATAGAACGTTTGCTGAATTTCCACAACCGAGTAATGCCTGTAGTACAACGTCCGGGCTTCCGGAAAACCGCAGCATCCAACCTTAATTGCGGTGACGGGTTCATCGGGTTGCCTTGACAAGGGTTTTCTCCTTTCTTGCCTAAATGAATACGACAGAATTTTCAATAAAAAGCCATGGACTCAGCGAAAAATGACCAATCACCATCCGACATCCCATTATCTGTACAAAAATGCAGAAAAAGGGGTGCGCATCAAGCGACACAATATCCAAGCGGGGAAGCGCTGAGACAATTCGCCCCGTGCATCAGTCATTTTCTTCATTTCGAATGAGTAGTACCCAGAAGGAAACAACGAAAGTTTGTAAGATTATTGATCTAAGTGAAAGTTTTCATAGTCGTCAAGATACCATTCATCACTGGTTTCATCGTATAAAACATCCACAATCTGTTGATCAAAAAGGCGAAGTTGAAAGTAGAGATGAGTGGTTGAAGGCACCCGCACCGTTTGCATTTTGGCCCGTTGAAGAACTTCCGCAACAGGGAAACGTCTCCCTTTCACAACCAAAACCGTGGGCGTTACGGGATTCTTATACGTGGATGTGCATTCCATGTAAACCAATTTTCTCATGGCATAGAATAAAAAAGAAATGTGAACTGGAAATGCGGTTTCAAATTAAAACAAACACACCAAAATTCAGGGAAAGATGCCCCCTGTTTAATTGAAAAAGATAACGTGATGTTTCTGACAAAACGACACGGTCTGGAGTTGTATATTGTGTTGAATTGAACCGGAATGATTTTCAGCTACAGTATAATAAAATTGATTTAAAAGCGCAAGGAAAAAAATGAGGAATTCTATTTTTTTGCACAAATAGACCTTTTCAGGGGCTTACAGCCGGGATCCGTTTCATCGGTTTTTTGGCCGACCCGGGATGAACCTTCTTCAATTCGCGGGAAAGTATCAACACCAGACTGAGGAGTATTTTTTCATTCAATTTAGTGGCAGGACATGTGTTTAAAAAATCGCGGACGGCCATTAGAATCGGATCATGAAAATTCCTGCATTTCTCACAGAACATTTGGAACGGACGGATATCATGTCCCTGCTGTTCAAATTGTTCCACACTGGCGCTCAGTTCCAAAGAAAAATCCGGGTAATTCTTTAATTCTTCCTGAATAAAGTCCAACAGGGCCAGGGGCCCGGCCTCGGAGGAGCGCTGATAAAGATTGTAAAAGTAATAAAATTCATCCCCCAGATGGGAAATCTCACATGCGCTGTAGAGCAACTCATCCAAAATAGGGTCAGGAATCGTGGTGTTTTTGATTTTCTTTAACAAAATGTTCAGATATTTCGGATGATTCATGTAGGTAATCGCACGTGCACCATAAATGAGAATTCTTGGATTTTTGGAGTGTTCAAAAATCCTCACAATTTTTTCATACGAATCCACGTCCTTGAGTTGGGCCAAAGCCAGCATGGCCTTTCCCTGCAAAAAGATGTCCCTGGAGAGAAGCGCTTTTCGCAATTCCGGGATGGCTTCCCGAACACCATGTTCGCCCAGAATTTCGGCCGCTAAATAGGCGGTTGTATATTCACCGCTTTTAAGCTCTTCAATAATTCGTTTGGCCGCACGGGGAGAAAAATCAATTTGATTGAGTACCTGCAGGGCTTTCCCCCTGATCACAAACCGGGGAGATTCCAGGTAGTGAACCAGGGTTTCCTCCGTTAAATCGGAACCGATTCCCTGAAGGCGGTTCAGGATAGACATGTCTTCATTTTCCTGCGTCGGTTTTGAGAGCTTTTGCAGGGTGTAAATGGCCCGCCAGTCCCTGAAAGAGAAAAACATCCCCATGACATCGGTAATTCGGCGCTCCTTTTGCTGAATCAGGCGAAAGCTCAGTGCAATAACCAGAAGCTGAATCAGGGCAATTGCGATAAAATATGTTTTGTAAACCATGATTTCCTGCAAATCAAAATGGTGCAGGACTTTTAGGAAGCCGCCGGCAAAAATGGATCCCGCCAAACCGGCTGCCAAACCGGATGTAATGTTGATAAACATTGAGGCCGCCACGCGCCGGGTGGCCGGAATGGTGCTCAGGAAATAATGCGAGAGCGATGTTTGCGCACCCGAAATGGTCATCCCCAAAATGAAATAAAGTGCTCCCAGATAAATCCACACGGTATGCGTGGGTGCAAATACCCACATCAGCTGAACCAACAGAAGTCCTATGCTGTAAAGGATAATAAGTGGGCGAGAGCCCACGTGGTCTAAAAATAATTTGTTGTTGTACGACGCATAAATACTCCCGATTAATTGAAGAATAATAAACATCAGAACCACGTGGTCAGAGAGCTGATAGCCCCGCTTCAACGTCACCACGCCAATGGGAATGACCAGCATCATGCTCATTGTGATAGCCGTCCAGGCAACAAGCAGCCGGCGGGCGGTCGTGTTCCGGGTGATGTAGCGATA includes the following:
- a CDS encoding ABC transporter ATP-binding protein — encoded protein: MLQLKHVTKSYSSGLFPKKIPAIQDLNLDIAKGDVFAFLGPNGAGKTTTIKLILNIIFPDSGEILIDGLPHSNKNSRRKIGYLPDQPYFYDYLTAKEYLAFTAQLYNLPRSEYTQRIPELLNLVGLKGKERLQLRKFSRGMLQRLGLAQALIHDPELLILDEPMTGLDPVGRKLFRDIILSLKDRGKTVFFSSHILSDAEVISDRIGILNRGRLVRQAILSELFDIKVDSVEITCRWKDSIPRAREDFPWTKMDRDHQSILFTKDEAEAEKAIRWVLKNKGNIVSVTPHRKSLEDIFMEELNH
- a CDS encoding ABC transporter permease, with the translated sequence MRAVWVIAKNTFQETIRDRVMYNILFFAIFIIAISLVISSWSLNQQVKLIKDFGLAAMSLFGLLIAIFVGIRLLYQDMERKTIYMLVSKPIRRWQIVAGKYAGLALTVFANLVVMTVSLYIVDFLIEHQLDWGLLAGILLIFFEILLVIAWAFLFSSFTSPMLSAVLTVLIYVTGHLSPALKLFTQLHPENASNKFLLFLYAILPNLEIFNIKTALVEHLRLPELTVPNALLYGIAYTGILLILTSFILEKRNFK
- a CDS encoding glycerol-3-phosphate dehydrogenase/oxidase, with the translated sequence MKRDLSELADKEFDIIVVGGGIYGVMTAWDASLRGLRVALIEKGDFAGSTSSNSLKIVHGGLRYIQHADIKRMRESIRERRIMMKIAPHLVHPLPFVIPTYGHFIKGPEAMFIALKINDLVSFDRNSLPDPQKRLPAGKVISKEECLRKIPGVDEENLTGGAVWYDAQLYNSERMIFSILRSATDAGTVAANYVEMKNFLLKDDRVAGVIAEDKLSGESFNIYGKLVINTTGPWINKTLSILRKQKPVRRVALAKMMNLVTRKFLDETSVGVYSKYEYKDKDAVISKGSRLYFITPWRNLSLIGTAQIAYEGDPENFRITRDDIETFMNEINEAYPPANLSLNDVLFYYGGLLPIEDTYDDPRNVTLTKHYELIDHKKEDNLEGLLSVVSVKYTTARDVSEKVIDLALQKLNREKRPSLTAETPIYGGDIPFFEDYLQAALKNPPNGFSKKVLRRLVYNYGTAYKDILKLAQEDADYAKPLHGNDEILKAEVIHGVREEMAQHLADVVFRRTDLGPAGLPDDSTLEDSAALMAKELGWDKRRISEEIVSTKKIYDPIRQG
- a CDS encoding DUF72 domain-containing protein, producing MKVGCCGFPEARTLYYRHYSVVEIQQTFYQLPRSETASKWRRDAPENFEFNMKVWQVITHEASSPTYRRMRAPVDFMHKEDYGFFKPSRVVFRAWEETKKIARAMQARALIFQCPGSFTPSETNIKNMRKFFKSINRESFKFVWEPRGNWEPSLIRELCEELDLIHGNDPFKSPHIAGEFFYLRLHGKMNYRYQYPDEDLQKLLEQILALNKPGYVMFNNSNMKSDSMRFMKLLAEAEKANPVTAAK
- a CDS encoding MFS transporter — its product is MEKYVNKIPHYSRKNTNDLSPLLKQKGQNLYLWFTRLNALSYASLAESILILYAIKLGASDSYVAIITSFLYFTMPFMLLGKTSIGKWGAARSHGINWALRNLSASLMILVPLIQARYSVTLGLYFLLIAAFLFFTFRSIGMVAMTPLVGEITSDQDRGAFIAKIWMAFNSFSLILMVTIAFLLDRFKSIHTFQAIIFFGVITGLASSFIIYRVPESPRARVSGKEKFSSAYRYITRNTTARRLLVAWTAITMSMMLVIPIGVVTLKRGYQLSDHVVLMFIILQLIGSIYASYNNKLFLDHVGSRPLIILYSIGLLLVQLMWVFAPTHTVWIYLGALYFILGMTISGAQTSLSHYFLSTIPATRRVAASMFINITSGLAAGLAGSIFAGGFLKVLHHFDLQEIMVYKTYFIAIALIQLLVIALSFRLIQQKERRITDVMGMFFSFRDWRAIYTLQKLSKPTQENEDMSILNRLQGIGSDLTEETLVHYLESPRFVIRGKALQVLNQIDFSPRAAKRIIEELKSGEYTTAYLAAEILGEHGVREAIPELRKALLSRDIFLQGKAMLALAQLKDVDSYEKIVRIFEHSKNPRILIYGARAITYMNHPKYLNILLKKIKNTTIPDPILDELLYSACEISHLGDEFYYFYNLYQRSSEAGPLALLDFIQEELKNYPDFSLELSASVEQFEQQGHDIRPFQMFCEKCRNFHDPILMAVRDFLNTCPATKLNEKILLSLVLILSRELKKVHPGSAKKPMKRIPAVSP